The Desulfuromonas versatilis genome has a segment encoding these proteins:
- the ftsY gene encoding signal recognition particle-docking protein FtsY: MEQLVYWIEYLADLLARAGVPEEFQTLGAMGILYALGTIAALLFVFGLLRLTWRRKKLPLAPPGEAPATGEEEAAEAGEEKAAEAAAPAPVPPAAAEPARKQPAAEAPAAVSLFDRMRSGLAKTQSSLIGRIDTLLRGSGKVDADLLEELEEILVTADFGVKTTQDLVQALQKRLSRNSQAAPAELREALKEEIRQRLRLESEPLSLEQASPFVMMVVGVNGVGKTTTIGKLARQFVGQGKKVLLGAGDTFRAAAAEQLSIWGERAGVEVIRHAEGADPAAVAFDAAKAAVARKADVLILDTAGRLHTKVNLMEELKKVHRVLAREIPGAPHETLLVLDATTGQNALVQARLFKEAVKISGIALTKLDGTAKGGVVVAIGGELGLPVRFVGIGEGVEDLRPFDPDMFVEALFQTN, translated from the coding sequence ATGGAACAGCTTGTTTACTGGATTGAGTATCTTGCCGACCTGTTGGCGCGGGCGGGAGTCCCCGAGGAGTTCCAGACCCTTGGAGCCATGGGAATCCTCTATGCCCTGGGCACGATTGCCGCGCTGCTGTTTGTGTTCGGCCTGCTGCGGCTGACCTGGCGCAGGAAAAAGCTGCCCCTCGCCCCCCCTGGCGAAGCGCCCGCCACGGGCGAGGAAGAGGCTGCCGAGGCCGGGGAAGAAAAAGCCGCGGAGGCCGCCGCACCGGCCCCGGTCCCCCCTGCAGCCGCGGAGCCTGCCAGAAAGCAGCCTGCGGCCGAGGCCCCCGCCGCGGTCAGCCTCTTCGACCGTATGCGGAGCGGCCTGGCCAAGACCCAGTCCTCGCTGATCGGACGGATCGATACCCTGCTGCGCGGCAGCGGGAAAGTCGATGCGGACCTGCTCGAGGAGCTGGAGGAGATCCTGGTGACCGCCGACTTCGGCGTGAAGACCACTCAGGATCTGGTTCAGGCGTTGCAGAAGCGGTTGTCGCGCAACTCCCAGGCCGCCCCGGCAGAACTCCGGGAGGCCCTGAAGGAGGAGATCCGCCAGCGGCTGCGTCTTGAATCCGAGCCTCTTTCCCTGGAACAGGCCAGCCCTTTCGTCATGATGGTGGTGGGGGTCAACGGGGTCGGCAAGACCACCACGATCGGCAAGCTCGCCCGCCAGTTCGTCGGCCAGGGCAAGAAGGTTCTGCTCGGCGCCGGTGACACCTTCCGGGCCGCTGCCGCCGAGCAGCTGAGCATCTGGGGTGAGCGGGCCGGGGTCGAAGTGATCCGCCATGCAGAAGGGGCCGACCCGGCGGCGGTGGCTTTCGACGCGGCCAAAGCTGCGGTGGCGCGCAAGGCCGATGTCCTGATTCTCGATACGGCCGGAAGGTTGCACACCAAGGTCAACCTCATGGAGGAGCTCAAGAAGGTCCACCGCGTTCTGGCCCGGGAGATCCCCGGCGCCCCCCACGAAACCTTGCTGGTGCTCGATGCCACCACCGGCCAGAACGCCCTGGTGCAGGCCCGGCTGTTCAAGGAGGCGGTTAAGATCTCGGGCATCGCCCTGACCAAGCTGGACGGAACGGCCAAGGGAGGGGTGGTCGTGGCCATCGGCGGCGAACTCGGCCTGCCGGTGCGCTTTGTCGGCATCGGCGAGGGGGTGGAGGACCTGCGTCCTTTCGACCCCGACATGTTTGTCGAGGCACTCTTTCAGACGAATTGA
- a CDS encoding cell division protein ZapA: MKQAVQVTILGQQYTVKSEAPAEEVRRVAAFVNEKISEVAAAKTVDTLNSAVLALMNVSGSYLRLRDAESSRDESLEGRLRLLLERLENACPDSAESRRG; the protein is encoded by the coding sequence GTGAAGCAGGCGGTGCAGGTGACCATTCTCGGTCAGCAGTATACTGTCAAGAGCGAAGCCCCAGCCGAAGAGGTCCGCCGGGTCGCCGCCTTCGTTAACGAGAAGATTTCCGAGGTCGCTGCGGCCAAAACTGTGGATACGCTAAATTCCGCGGTCTTGGCATTGATGAATGTTTCAGGCTCTTATCTGCGGCTGCGGGATGCCGAGAGCAGTAGAGACGAGTCGCTCGAGGGGCGCCTGCGCCTGCTGCTGGAGCGGCTGGAAAATGCCTGCCCCGATTCAGCGGAATCGCGGCGGGGGTAG
- a CDS encoding roadblock/LC7 domain-containing protein has protein sequence MPFQKLLGELIERVPGARGAILADWEGEAVDQVARMDTYELKVMGAHKGVILNNLREILERLESDQLQEIVVTTALAQTLIMPVTHEYFLVLTLDKGDTLGRALFEARRCVALLKQEIA, from the coding sequence ATGCCGTTTCAGAAACTACTGGGGGAGCTGATCGAGAGAGTGCCCGGGGCCCGGGGGGCGATTCTCGCCGACTGGGAAGGGGAGGCCGTTGACCAGGTGGCCCGCATGGATACCTATGAGCTCAAGGTCATGGGGGCCCACAAGGGGGTCATCCTGAATAATCTGCGCGAGATCCTGGAGCGCCTGGAAAGCGACCAGCTCCAGGAGATCGTGGTGACGACCGCCCTGGCCCAGACCCTGATCATGCCGGTAACCCATGAATATTTCCTGGTGTTGACCCTCGACAAGGGGGACACCCTGGGGCGGGCCCTGTTCGAGGCCCGTCGCTGCGTCGCCCTGCTCAAGCAAGAGATCGCCTGA
- a CDS encoding cell division protein ZapB: MDLNIIARLEQKVDQLLERKLQLEADCRRLREENSALVQEQERFRAELDRIIDKLDRLEQEPS; this comes from the coding sequence ATGGATCTGAATATTATTGCCCGGCTTGAACAGAAGGTCGATCAGCTCCTCGAGCGAAAGCTGCAGCTGGAGGCAGACTGCCGGCGGTTGCGGGAGGAAAACTCCGCCTTGGTGCAGGAGCAGGAACGGTTCCGCGCGGAGCTTGACCGGATCATCGACAAGCTCGACCGGCTCGAGCAGGAGCCCTCGTGA